A genomic segment from Takifugu rubripes chromosome 20, fTakRub1.2, whole genome shotgun sequence encodes:
- the zgc:153738 gene encoding dynein regulatory complex protein 11 isoform X2, giving the protein MSQRSYNKMWAEAHLELNRLLKEEQLESSVEPEIDRVVFFQRVAVLYMRYLKLFRQLEKVYDQVIHPQKRRAIRPTLDGVMGRVLELKYDMVETEFSEYHYLDDVLHDMKLTPADLEVPIPEYFTSERGKEEQERNAMLMKMLKKVKVGRSRSRSRSQEPINAPTMSLEEAVKVIQIAERARQGRLRAKLNRESRNMNWMYRTDDPGADVAERAAVCIQKVWRGFIQRRKTRIAREEEMIFLGMAMDPKYQKPLPSEIAAQDDEDKTRLTREEYEEDYQKTVESLIKQLKDVEGLDISKTMKDQIRQWFLECRDTVGTFPEYPCEEDGGSAPLFVNKDPQQLIEELAAKEEEESEKTPAVDSLIDDENEIPGLMMLPSAFLKDLKEAQSNYTDFWKCRNEQTNFNQRHDVELMKEEQRKVVEAEIRKQVDEEMRQELAKLKLVVDKEKGGKGTAKKKKGAKSGKKKKKEKDLTSDRTLESLCEELVQQRLLKLPNNHRIQEFLGDYSYLGTTLRQNDTEPMPSLSDVRQVVSLYAVLPLGSQAIHEKAPLIKAILLAGPSGVGKKMLVHAICQETGAALFDLSPLITAGKYPGKAGLTMMLHMVFKVAKLLQPSVICIEDAEKIFYKKVPKEEKELDPKRLKKDLLKSLKLIKGEDRVLIVGTTKDPQSAEIKSFCKMYSKIILIPRPDYGSRCILWKKLIQKQGGVITAALDLSSLAKLSDGYTPGHMVQVIQSVVTKHRISQQETKPLTAAEFVAPLAKIDPIFQEEEEAFKNWYTKTPMGKKRAKAATGNDDEPLVEAKAPKKKK; this is encoded by the exons ATGTCGCAAAG GTCGTACAATAAAATGTGGGCAGAAGCTCACCTGGAGTTAAACCGTCTCCTAAaagaagagcagctggagagttCTGTGGAACCAGAGATCGACAGGGTGGTCTTCTTCCAGCGTGTGGCGGTGCTTTATATGCGGTACCTGAAGCTCTTCAGGCAGCTGGAGAAGGTGTACGACCAGGTGATCCATCCTCAGAAGAGACGGGCCATTCGGCCGACTCTGGACGGTGTCATGGGGAGGGTGTTGGAGCTGAAGTACGACATGGTGGAAACGGAGTTTTCAGAGTACCATTACCTGGATGATGTTCTGCACGACATGAAGCTGACGCCC GCCGACCTCGAGGTCCCCATCCCAGAGTACTTCACCAGCGAGCGTGGCAAAGAAGAGCAGGAGCGAAATGCAATGTTGATGAAGATGCTAAAGAAGGTTAAAGTTggccggagccggagccggagccggagccagGAG CCAATAAATGCACCAACAATGAGTCTTGAGGAGGCTGTGAAGGTGATCCAAATAGCAGAGAGGGCTCGCCAAGGGCGTCTGAGGGCGAAATTAAATAGGGAGAGCAGGAACATGAACTGGATGTACAGGACCGATGACCCTGGAGCTGATGTTGCAGAGCGAGCTGCAGTCTGCATTCAGAAG GTCTGGCGGGGCTTCATACAGAGGAGGAAGACCCGGATAGCTCGTGAGGAAGAAATGATCTTTCTCGGAATG GCCATGGATCCAAAATACCAAAAGCCTCTCCCTTCAGAAATCGCTGCCCAGGACGATGAAGATAAAACACGGTTGACGCGGGAGGAGTATGAGGAGGACTATCAGAAGACCGTAGAGTCTCtaataaaacagctgaaggACGTCGAGGGTCTGGACATCAGCAAGACCATGAAAGACCAAATCCGACAGTGGTTCCTTGAGTGTCG AGACACTGTGGGGACGTTCCCAGAATACCCCTGTGAAGAAGacggaggctccgcccctcttTTTGTCAACAAGGACCCCCAGCAG ttAATAGAAGAACTGGCtgcaaaggaagaggaggagtctgAGAAAACACCAGCGGTGGACAGTCTGATAGATGACGAA AATGAGATTCCGGGCTTGATGATGCTGCCGTCGGCATTCCTGAAAGACTTGAAAGAGGCTCAGAGCAACTACACAG atttttggAAGTGCCGCAACGAGCAGACCAACTTCAACCAGAGACACGATGTGGAGCTgatgaaagaggagcagaggaaggtcGTTGAAGCAGAGATAAGAAAACAG GTAGATGAAGAGATGAGACAGGAGCTGGCAAAACTGAAGCTGGTGGTGGACAAAGAAAAGGGTGGCAAAGGAACGGCTAAG aaaaagaaaggagCTAAAAGtggcaagaagaagaaaaaggaaaaagatttGACCTCTGACAG GACTCTTGAGTCTCTGTGTGAAGAGCTGGTGCAGCAGCGCCTGTTGAAACTACCAAACAATCACAGGATACAGGAGTTCTTAG GTGATTACAGCTACCTTGGGACTACGCTCAGGCAAAACGACACTGAGCCCATGCCTTCATTATCAGACGTGAGGCAGGTCGTGTCCCTGTATGCAGTATTACCACTAG GCTCTCAGGCGATACATGAGAAGGCTCCGCTCATAAAAGCCATCCTGCTGGCAGGGCCCTCAGGTGTGGGGAAGAAGATGTTGGTCCACGCCATCTGCCAGGAAACAGGCGCCGCTTTGTTTGATTTGTCCCCCTTGATCACAGCAGGAAAGTACCCAGGCAAGGCTGGCCTCACCATGATGCTTCACATGGTGTTCAAG GTGGCCAAATTGCTGCAGCCGTCGGTGATATGTATCGAAGACGCCGAGAAAATCTTTTACAAGAAAGTCCcgaaggaagagaaagag ctggACCCTAAACGCCTGAAGAAAGATCTGCTCAAGTCTCTCAAGCTGATCAAAGGCGAGGACCGCGTCCTGATCGTGGGGACAACCAAGGACCCACAAAGTGCTGAAATCAAGTCCTTTTGCAAAATGTACAGCAAAATAATCCTCATCCCACGACCAGACTACGGCTCCAGATGCA ttttgtgGAAGAAACTTATTCAAAAACAGGGAGGGGTAATAACGGCGGCGCTGGATCTCAGCTCTCTTGCTAAGCTGTCTGATGGCTACACCCCAGGTCACATGGTCCAGGTCATCCAGAGCGTTGTCACCAAGCATCGCATCTCCCAGCAGGAGACCAAACCACTGACCGCCGCTGAGTTCGTTGCTCCTTTAGCCAAGATCGATCCCATTtttcaggaagaagaagaggcttTTAAG AACTGGTACACAAAGACACCAATGGGAAAGAAGAGAGCTAAAGCTGCTACTGGGAACGACGACGAGCCACTTGTGGAAGCCAAAGctccaaagaagaaaaaataa
- the zgc:153738 gene encoding dynein regulatory complex protein 11 isoform X1 translates to MLVLGKCDYFYSRSYNKMWAEAHLELNRLLKEEQLESSVEPEIDRVVFFQRVAVLYMRYLKLFRQLEKVYDQVIHPQKRRAIRPTLDGVMGRVLELKYDMVETEFSEYHYLDDVLHDMKLTPADLEVPIPEYFTSERGKEEQERNAMLMKMLKKVKVGRSRSRSRSQEPINAPTMSLEEAVKVIQIAERARQGRLRAKLNRESRNMNWMYRTDDPGADVAERAAVCIQKVWRGFIQRRKTRIAREEEMIFLGMAMDPKYQKPLPSEIAAQDDEDKTRLTREEYEEDYQKTVESLIKQLKDVEGLDISKTMKDQIRQWFLECRDTVGTFPEYPCEEDGGSAPLFVNKDPQQLIEELAAKEEEESEKTPAVDSLIDDENEIPGLMMLPSAFLKDLKEAQSNYTDFWKCRNEQTNFNQRHDVELMKEEQRKVVEAEIRKQVDEEMRQELAKLKLVVDKEKGGKGTAKKKKGAKSGKKKKKEKDLTSDRTLESLCEELVQQRLLKLPNNHRIQEFLGDYSYLGTTLRQNDTEPMPSLSDVRQVVSLYAVLPLGSQAIHEKAPLIKAILLAGPSGVGKKMLVHAICQETGAALFDLSPLITAGKYPGKAGLTMMLHMVFKVAKLLQPSVICIEDAEKIFYKKVPKEEKELDPKRLKKDLLKSLKLIKGEDRVLIVGTTKDPQSAEIKSFCKMYSKIILIPRPDYGSRCILWKKLIQKQGGVITAALDLSSLAKLSDGYTPGHMVQVIQSVVTKHRISQQETKPLTAAEFVAPLAKIDPIFQEEEEAFKNWYTKTPMGKKRAKAATGNDDEPLVEAKAPKKKK, encoded by the exons ATGTTGGTGTTAGGGAAATGTGACTACTTCTATTCCAGGTCGTACAATAAAATGTGGGCAGAAGCTCACCTGGAGTTAAACCGTCTCCTAAaagaagagcagctggagagttCTGTGGAACCAGAGATCGACAGGGTGGTCTTCTTCCAGCGTGTGGCGGTGCTTTATATGCGGTACCTGAAGCTCTTCAGGCAGCTGGAGAAGGTGTACGACCAGGTGATCCATCCTCAGAAGAGACGGGCCATTCGGCCGACTCTGGACGGTGTCATGGGGAGGGTGTTGGAGCTGAAGTACGACATGGTGGAAACGGAGTTTTCAGAGTACCATTACCTGGATGATGTTCTGCACGACATGAAGCTGACGCCC GCCGACCTCGAGGTCCCCATCCCAGAGTACTTCACCAGCGAGCGTGGCAAAGAAGAGCAGGAGCGAAATGCAATGTTGATGAAGATGCTAAAGAAGGTTAAAGTTggccggagccggagccggagccggagccagGAG CCAATAAATGCACCAACAATGAGTCTTGAGGAGGCTGTGAAGGTGATCCAAATAGCAGAGAGGGCTCGCCAAGGGCGTCTGAGGGCGAAATTAAATAGGGAGAGCAGGAACATGAACTGGATGTACAGGACCGATGACCCTGGAGCTGATGTTGCAGAGCGAGCTGCAGTCTGCATTCAGAAG GTCTGGCGGGGCTTCATACAGAGGAGGAAGACCCGGATAGCTCGTGAGGAAGAAATGATCTTTCTCGGAATG GCCATGGATCCAAAATACCAAAAGCCTCTCCCTTCAGAAATCGCTGCCCAGGACGATGAAGATAAAACACGGTTGACGCGGGAGGAGTATGAGGAGGACTATCAGAAGACCGTAGAGTCTCtaataaaacagctgaaggACGTCGAGGGTCTGGACATCAGCAAGACCATGAAAGACCAAATCCGACAGTGGTTCCTTGAGTGTCG AGACACTGTGGGGACGTTCCCAGAATACCCCTGTGAAGAAGacggaggctccgcccctcttTTTGTCAACAAGGACCCCCAGCAG ttAATAGAAGAACTGGCtgcaaaggaagaggaggagtctgAGAAAACACCAGCGGTGGACAGTCTGATAGATGACGAA AATGAGATTCCGGGCTTGATGATGCTGCCGTCGGCATTCCTGAAAGACTTGAAAGAGGCTCAGAGCAACTACACAG atttttggAAGTGCCGCAACGAGCAGACCAACTTCAACCAGAGACACGATGTGGAGCTgatgaaagaggagcagaggaaggtcGTTGAAGCAGAGATAAGAAAACAG GTAGATGAAGAGATGAGACAGGAGCTGGCAAAACTGAAGCTGGTGGTGGACAAAGAAAAGGGTGGCAAAGGAACGGCTAAG aaaaagaaaggagCTAAAAGtggcaagaagaagaaaaaggaaaaagatttGACCTCTGACAG GACTCTTGAGTCTCTGTGTGAAGAGCTGGTGCAGCAGCGCCTGTTGAAACTACCAAACAATCACAGGATACAGGAGTTCTTAG GTGATTACAGCTACCTTGGGACTACGCTCAGGCAAAACGACACTGAGCCCATGCCTTCATTATCAGACGTGAGGCAGGTCGTGTCCCTGTATGCAGTATTACCACTAG GCTCTCAGGCGATACATGAGAAGGCTCCGCTCATAAAAGCCATCCTGCTGGCAGGGCCCTCAGGTGTGGGGAAGAAGATGTTGGTCCACGCCATCTGCCAGGAAACAGGCGCCGCTTTGTTTGATTTGTCCCCCTTGATCACAGCAGGAAAGTACCCAGGCAAGGCTGGCCTCACCATGATGCTTCACATGGTGTTCAAG GTGGCCAAATTGCTGCAGCCGTCGGTGATATGTATCGAAGACGCCGAGAAAATCTTTTACAAGAAAGTCCcgaaggaagagaaagag ctggACCCTAAACGCCTGAAGAAAGATCTGCTCAAGTCTCTCAAGCTGATCAAAGGCGAGGACCGCGTCCTGATCGTGGGGACAACCAAGGACCCACAAAGTGCTGAAATCAAGTCCTTTTGCAAAATGTACAGCAAAATAATCCTCATCCCACGACCAGACTACGGCTCCAGATGCA ttttgtgGAAGAAACTTATTCAAAAACAGGGAGGGGTAATAACGGCGGCGCTGGATCTCAGCTCTCTTGCTAAGCTGTCTGATGGCTACACCCCAGGTCACATGGTCCAGGTCATCCAGAGCGTTGTCACCAAGCATCGCATCTCCCAGCAGGAGACCAAACCACTGACCGCCGCTGAGTTCGTTGCTCCTTTAGCCAAGATCGATCCCATTtttcaggaagaagaagaggcttTTAAG AACTGGTACACAAAGACACCAATGGGAAAGAAGAGAGCTAAAGCTGCTACTGGGAACGACGACGAGCCACTTGTGGAAGCCAAAGctccaaagaagaaaaaataa